The following proteins are encoded in a genomic region of Corticium candelabrum chromosome 11, ooCorCand1.1, whole genome shotgun sequence:
- the LOC134186449 gene encoding uncharacterized protein LOC134186449 — MASREQRDWRVIPKCEDTNYCLLELIRPNRDSVLLADGGLTEDYNLSSFASLGETWRLRAARFRQLAAKGRADRRTRKFYQQQRGVAWSFLEAEALTAQSDESVELKEQTNERPFRRRSSVSRDNERRRILRATNWSLSINVLLFVSKIVASVLSGSLSVISSLVDSALDLFSGVTLWLVNRAMRSKPEDIYLYPSGKTRLEPVAIIVCASVMGTATLQLVSTSVQSIIEGKASPNVAALSGSLMGVTVIAKLFLFVYCSRFQSPTVQALALDHRNDVASNIAAIVFGLLGTYIWPNADPLGAMIIAVYIIINWCMAGYEQSKLLIGQTASPDFLKKLTFIAVNHHRDVSQVDTVKAYHFGQNFLVEVHVVLDPNMSLREVHNIEESLQQKLEKLDEVERAFVHVDFETDHNPLEEHKQL, encoded by the coding sequence ATGGCCTCTAGGGAGCAGAGAGACTGGCGAGTAATACCTAAATGTGAAGATACAAACTACTGCCTTTTAGAATTGATTAGACCAAACAGAGACTCCGTCCTACTTGCCGATGGCGGTCTCACTGAAGACTACAATCTCTCGTCATTCGCGTCTCTGGGCGAGACGTGGAGACTGAGAGCAGCGAGATTCAGACAACTAGCAGCAAAAGGACGGGCGGACAGACGCACGAGGAAGTTTTATCAGCAACAAAGGGGCGTGGCTTGGTCATTTTTGGAAGCGGAGGCATTGACTGCGCAGTCAGATGAGAGTGTGGAGCTAAAAGAGCAGACAAATGAACGACCCTTTAGAAGGCGGTCGTCGGTGTCTAGAGATAATGAGCGTCGTAGAATTTTAAGAGCAACAAACTGGAGTCTCTCTATCaatgtgttgctgtttgttagCAAAATCGTTGCTTCGGTTTTGTCTGGCTCTCTTTCAGTGATTTCTAGTTTGGTCGATTCTGCTCTTGATCTGTTTTCGGGAGTGACACTTTGGTTGGTAAATCGAGCTATGCGTTCAAAGCCTGAAGACATTTACCTCTATCCCTCGGGTAAAACTCGACTGGAACCTGTTGCGATCATTGTGTGTGCGTCGGTTATGGGAACAGCTACTTTGCAACTGGTATCAACGTCGGTTCAGAGTATTATTGAAGGGAAAGCAAGTCCAAATGTAGCAGCTCTGTCTGGTTCGTTGATGGGCGTCACAGTAATTGCAAAGTTATTTCTCTTCGTTTATTGTAGCCGCTTTCAAAGTCCAACAGTACAAGCATTGGCACTAGATCATAGGAATGATGTTGCATCCAACATAGCTGCTATTGTTTTTGGTCTTCTTGGCACATACATTTGGCCGAATGCAGATCCTCTTGGTGCAATGATAATTGCAgtgtatattattataaattggTGTATGGCTGGATATGAACAAAGTAAACTGTTGATCGGGCAAACAGCTAGTCCTGATTTTCTCAAGAAATTAACTTTTATTGCTGTAAACCATCATCGTGATGTCTCTCAGGTTGACACTGTGAAAGCATATCACTTTGGTCAGAACTTTTTGGTGGAAGTACACGTCGTTCTGGATCCTAACATGTCTCTTAGGGAAGTGCACAACATAGAGGAATCTCTACAGCAGAAACTAGAAAAACTGGATGAGGTCGAGAGAGCATTTGTTcatgttgactttgaaacAGATCATAATCCACTGGAGGAACACAAACAACTATAA
- the LOC134186920 gene encoding NADH dehydrogenase [ubiquinone] 1 alpha subcomplex assembly factor 4-like, whose translation MMGNVSTRLRPSRLLKQSRLRKVVRKAPPTPITVAADESLQIKDNSLLGRLKDVYVDSVTKTMQKAPSPVNLGGDLESRHSHKLPHSTNSLSLDTELDPTEVPLGRLSTRRAVELLMLHQGEEETAAVEMIAQKFKLDTEDTKSIVKYFAVFKLAQVEELGKPDMKISLTD comes from the exons ATGATGGGCAACGTTTCAACTCGACTCCGACCATCCAGACTTCTCAAACAATCTAGGCTGAGAAAAGTAGTTCGGAAAGCTCCACCCACTCCAATCACTGTTGCGGCTGATG AAAGTCTTCAGATTAAGGATAACTCATTGTTAGGACGACTGAAAGATGTGTACGTGGACTCGGTAACCAAAACAATGCAG AAAGCACCCAGTCCTGTCAATCTTGGTGGTGACTTGGAATCGAGACATTCCCACAAACTACCTCATTCAACAAACAGTCTATCATTGGACACAGAGTTAGATCCCACCGAAGTGCCATTGGGTCGCCTGTCTACTCGTCGAGCAGTAGAACTACTGATGTTACATCAGGGAGAAGAGGAAACAGCAGCAGTTGAAATGATAGCACAGAAATTTAAGTTAGATACGGAAGACACGAAGAGTATAGTGAAATATTTTGCAGTTTTTAAACTTGCACAGGTTGAGGAGCTTGGCAAACCTGATATGAAAATCTCACTGACTGATTAG
- the LOC134186919 gene encoding mediator of RNA polymerase II transcription subunit 7-like translates to MGEDQKAAHGVSTFPLPPSRYYKAYTEENVKNGLVPGPPSPVTGCFSMFGCTFDTEEPILRPLESQGIQRLCPDGPDKLAQMKKLNHSIFVSFLDLVDILINCPESSRREEKISDLQLLFINLHHLINEFRPNQARETLRVMLELQRRQREQITADVERSISKAVTIINNCVELVRQKMDEPGHTETAGAGHHSSSVDASRTDETSMIVS, encoded by the coding sequence ATGGGAGAGGATCAGAAAGCTGCACACGGCGTATCGACGTTTCCGCTACCGCCATCGAGATATTATAAAGCGTATACGGAAGAAAACGTAAAGAATGGGTTGGTACCGGGTCCTCCTTCTCCCGTTACCGGTTGTTTCTCCATGTTTGGCTGCACTTTCGATACAGAGGAGCCAATCTTGCGCCCGTTAGAGAGCCAAGGCATTCAACGACTCTGTCCAGACGGGCCGGACAAGTTAGCTCAAATGAAAAAGCTCAATCACTCGATATTTGTCAGCTTTTTGGATCTGGTTGATATCTTAATCAATTGCCCGGAAAGTTCCCGGAGGGAGGAGAAAATTTCGGACTTACAATTATTGTTTATCAATTTACATCATCTGATAAATGAATTTAGACCCAATCAAGCTCGAGAAACACTGCGTGTTATGCTAGAGCTACAGAGACGTCAGAGAGAACAGATCACAGCCGATGTGGAGAGATCAATAAGTAAAGCTGTGACGATCATAAACAACTGTGTTGAATTGGTCAGACAGAAAATGGATGAACCTGGACATACAGAAACCGCTGGAGCTGGTCATCATTCAAGTAGTGTTGATGCGAGTAGAACAGATGAAACTAGCATGATTGTTAGCTAA
- the LOC134186532 gene encoding DNA-directed RNA polymerase II subunit RPB7 yields the protein MFYHVQLEHEIVLHPRYFGPNLLDTVKRKLFAEVEGSCTGKHGFVIAVTTIDNIGVGFVQPGQGFVKYPIKYKAIVFRPFKGEVLDAVVTQVNKVGLFTEAGPLTCFISRHSIPSDMEFDPDSNPPCYKTQDEDVVIQQDDEIRLRIVGTRVDANDIFAVGTLMEDYLGLVS from the exons ATGTTTTACCAT GTTCAGTTAGAGCATGAAATTGTGTTGCATCCTCGCTACTTTGGACCGAACTTGCTTGACACGGTGAAGCGGAAGTTGTTTGCAGAGGTGGAAGGCTCATGCACTGGAAA GCATGGATTTGTGATTGCTGTGACAACTATCGACAATATTGGAGTTGGATTTGTTCAGCCAGGCCAGGGATTTGTCAAGTATCCTATCAAATACAAG GCTATTGTCTTTCGGCCCTTTAAGGGAGAGGTGCTAGACGCTGTAGTGACTCAAGTCAACAAG GTTGGCTTATTTACCGAGGCTGGTCCACTGACCTGCTTCATATCAAGACAC TCAATCCCAAGTGACATGGAATTTGATCCCGACTCTAATCCTCCATGTTACAAAACACAAGACGAG GATGTCGTCATACAGCAAGATGATGAAATCAGACTTCGAATTGTTGGAACAAGAGTTGATGCCAACGACATT TTTGCTGTTGGTACCCTCATGGAGGATTACTTAG gGCTTgtcagttga